The region TGAGCAACGAGAACAGCGATACCAATGGCGAGTGGACCGGATCCTCCAGGGCTAGCTCGTTTACTATCAACCGTTGAGAAGATGACTAGCACTAACTGAAAGGTCAGGCAAACTTCCATGAGGAATGCCTGCCAGTCTTCAACTCCAGAACCCGGTGTCGTCGGCCCTACGTTATTGGATACACCGGAAGGTGTGATGGCATGGACCATACCGGCTGCCGCCATGGCGCCAAGGCACTGAGCAATGGAGTACGCGAGACATCTTAGAGGGGTGATCCTGTGAAGGAGCCAGAAGGCAACGGAGACCGCCGGGTTAAGATGTCCACCGCTGATGTGAGCGGTAGCGTGGACGAAGGTCGCCAGGGCTAAGCCGAAAGCGAGTGAGATCTGAACCTGACTTGGGATGACGGGAGGAGCCCAGCTGGTCGTCGATGAGATACcgataaagatgaagaaaaacatGCCCACCATTTCGGCAATCACTGCTTGCCAAAACTTCAGTGACTTCAACTCGCTGGCCATCGATTCATCTGCCATGGTGATCAGAGTTACTGGTTTAACTTCAAACTGTCTCTCACAACCAAGAAATGTTGAAGATCAAGGCAGCAGAGGAATCGTATCAACATCAAATGAAACTCAGAATTTTCGTTATAACTATTCCTTCAATGTTTGTTATAGAATTCAGAACCTAAGATGATCTCACAGGGAAAAGATACGTATAAAATATGAAGAGGATTCATAAGacgatattattttttaaacacgGGCTGTTGATCCAAACTGAAACGATGACGAGAATGTGGTCTATCTGAGATGAACACCGCCTCTATATCGAAACGCGGTATTCGACATGCAGTGCGTAAACACGATGTGAATGAGAGAATGGACCATGCCCACTGAAACCAGCCAATCAACGCACGACATGAAAGTGACGTGAAATACTTCTCCACCAATCACATCCGGTCGTCCAAAGTTTCGGCAAACGTTATGTCGAAAGATCACAATGGGTGAGGAGACCAAATTAAagtttgtataatttattcgtATTGTCAATACTAGGATTCTTTTCGgtttaatatttatataatatataaagtGACAACTTGTCAATCTGATCAATCTCGCTCATGGGGGAAAAGTCCGACATGAAAACAGAATTGTGCACAGTGCTCGCCCGTCCCCAAAACTCCagcgaaaaaaaaaagttttgacgTTTGACCGTTCGTGTTTGTTCCCATATCTATAGTAACATGGCGTTCGGTCCGGTTATGACATATAATATTGGGAAAACTCCATCTCACAATAACGTGATTATGGCGTGGGATCATAACTAAGAGTTGAGGGAAGAGTTGGTCCATTAATCTCTCTTGCCAATTCGATAGCTACCATCAACACTACAATACAACATTAAAATCATCTGAGAGAACCTCTTCTTCTGCGAGAGAAGCGTATGGAGTTAATCAATCAATATGAATAGTTTATCATTTACCAGTTCATTATTAGGAAGGATCCACGTATCTTCAGCCATTTCAATTGAAGCACTATACAACACTGGGAGAAagcaaattatatttcatacattttaaccTTGGGTTAATGGTGTACATCTATTATAGTATGTGCATTCAGTTAATATTACGCGTCGTCGCGgcgaaaattaaatgaatgttCTGATAGtaaaaagataaaagatttaGAGATAATAATGACATATGTTAATGAGAAGGATAATGGTTTCCATGGTAATGATGAGGATAAatgttttaatgatataaaaatgaaagacTGATTGTGATGCTGGATTACCTCCGTCATTATGAGAGAGAGAGCATTTcaattttgatcattttattttgtctcccgcgaaataaaaaaagagtgcCAACTAAAAAACGACACCTAGTGATTTGAGATTGAATAGAGttcatatacattttataaatcagaattttgaagaaaacaatAGCTATCAATAAGATGTAAGCTTTGACGATACGACATGATAAATTTATTGGACTAAAAAACAACAGAATGCACgtacaattttttattaaacatgttaaaggaaGATGGCTGGAATTCATACAGCGAAAGAaaacgaaatatttttttaatgtatattgaatatacatcatagacATCAGGGACTGATGTAATTAGCGTTTGAGTGGTAAACTGTCATATCAGAGTTTTGGATTGGCGGGAAGATTATTCAAACTAAATGACAATGTTTGCTTGATTTTAAGTTTTAAGAATAACAAGTTCTCATGATCAGTATGTTACAGACTATGCGGGAGATTATGTTtgatgaatatacatgtattcaaacgAGATGGGAAAATGTCATCTGAAGCCTTTAAAGTCATATTACTATATTTTTCAACCCATATAAACGACTACGTAATACCCTATGTGACATATTACTGTAGGGATTCATTTATTCCACATGCTgagttgatgtacatgtacagacgGTTCCATGATCACCATAGGAAAAGATAGCCAAatataaaacttttttattacTCGATCAGTTCATCAAACGCAGTaaatctgtcatttttttaaatcgaaaTGCAGGggccgctgggagaacagtttatcatcatcattattatcatcaagcGACACTGAGACAAAAATAATGTCCCCCTCAATTTTGAGATATTTTCGAGTACACACGCTcaatataataacaatgataataaaataacagTTATAGAGCACTTAATATCAAGATCTCTCAGCGCTTTACATTAATTAGAAGATTTATTAAATTACGATACTGCTCATGGTCAAAAATACGGAAATTAAGTAACTcgtataaagaaaaaattagAATGATGAAATATCTACGCTATAATGTTGCTTCCAACAATAATTTTATCGCCATCAAAATACTAGAGATTGTAATTTGCATGATCATCATATCCACGTAGTTTCCATTATTCCAATTGCaacttgaaatataaaaatttagATTAATTTGATTGTCATCACGTTTTCAGCAGGATGATTTTGGCAGAGCGCAGTTCGACTCCATGgtaaccaccatcatcaaccaAGCATCACTTCTAACATTGCAAAGTTCATTCAACATCACTCATTTTCTTAGTATCATGTTTCTCTGTGTAAACAGTTGAGGCACAAAGTTTACATGTACCCATgcaattcagtgaaatttgtccACTTGCTATAAACATCGTAAAATTcactatatcttcagaaatatacaAACTACCATGACgattggtatcaaattaaagagcgtattaagctctttcacatgattgggGTGCCGTTGGgatttaaatatatttcaggtggaattttctttgaagaaaaaaaaggaataacgTGCcaaatgtattatattgtttattatattttaaacatcgtttcatagtttcatagaaatatataaatgtcaaatctatgatttatattccattttctatcatgatatgtcaccactgaacaaaaaagtgtaatctgaaatattttggaggaaaaatgacacctaaatatttttcagcttctgatgacaaagcaatgtgatgaaggagcataacattatgtttgatatcaaatttgtcatgatagcacaaatatttcatatgattcagtcaattttgtgatgtttggcaagtgtcaacttttcttctatttcctgggtgtatgtaaacttctggcctcaactgcaccttctcatgaaaaaaataaagagttttCGCTCAGCGGGTGAttgaaaaacaaagtaaatgatttgaaaatgcccgccaaaatggaaaaaaataaaaacaacttggaggtatttgttgaaaattgatgATCCGAACAGTAGTTTCGTCCCAAGTTTCAGAGCTCacgaaaaatttgaaataattacgTCGTTTGTCCAGAATCAAGGACTGAACTGTTATTTTGATCTTTCGAGAAAGA is a window of Lytechinus variegatus isolate NC3 chromosome 2, Lvar_3.0, whole genome shotgun sequence DNA encoding:
- the LOC121408289 gene encoding aquaporin-like isoform X3, producing the protein MADESMASELKSLKFWQAVIAEMVGMFFFIFIGISSTTSWAPPVIPSQVQISLAFGLALATFVHATAHISGGHLNPAVSVAFWLLHRITPLRCLAYSIAQCLGAMAAAGMVHAITPSGVSNNVGPTTPGSGVEDWQAFLMEVCLTFQLVLVIFSTVDSKRASPGGSGPLAIGIAVLVAHLAAIQYSGASMNPARSLGSAVVGGVWTAHWVYWVGPMVGGLLGAITYDYILDPNVNASRLRRCTTCEYGDEEDYATSDEMNLNSIQTASSEPK